The sequence GCGCGGGATTTACGTTCACCATCAAGGCGCGACAACAGGGGCATAGTCGAACTATTTCACTGCTGTCGCAACACAGGGGACCGATGAAAAGTCAAGCAAAGTGGCATGTCATTGGACAGAACTCGCGTTAAAACCGGCCGGTTCGGTATCCGGCAGACATGATCTTCCGAACTGCGGGATGTCACGGACAATCGCCTGCAGGGCTGCGGTGGAATGCCCGCTTTGAACGCTTGCCACCCGAAATTGGGCGTCGCCTGCGGGATTGAGCGCAATGTTTCACGACAAAAGGATCGGGAACATGTTGGATTCTGAAAGAAAACCGGTTTCGCGATGGATCTATGCGGGCTGCGGCACGCTACTAGTCTGCAGTGTGTTCTCGGTAGGGGTGCGAACTGCCCTGGCTTACCCGGTGGCCTTGGCCGAACCGGAAGGTTTTCATGAAGTCAGTGGCATTGACAACGCCTGGGAACTAGCCCCCCTGGTGCTTGAAGACCTGCAGGGAGTCGAGCGCAATCTCTACGACTGGCACGGCAGTGTCATCGTACTGAACTTTTGGGCCAGCTGGTGCACGCCCTGCCAGATCGAGATCCCCGAGTTGGTGAAGTACCAATCGCGCTACGGAAACCATGGCTTGCAGATCGTTAGCGTCGGGATGGACGAGCCCCGCAAACTGTCCAACGTCGCGCGTACCCTCGGAATCAACTATCCGGTCCTGGTCGCAGACCCCAAACTAGACGGCGTGATCATGCGTGAGTGGGGCAACCGGAAGGGCGTACTCCCGTTTTCGGTGGTGATCGATCGCGACGGCCACCTTGTGTTCATGCGTGAGGGGATGTTCGATTCGGAGGCGTTCGAGGTCTGGGTGCGACCGTTGCTGGACAGGGCGCCGGTAAACCTGGAGTCTGTCTGAAGGGCGGTCGCACTACTCTTCGGCGTGGTCCGCCATGGTCCACTCGACCGGGTGGCGGGTCATCAGTTCCGCCATGTACGGGGTCATGTTTTCCTGAAGCACGGCGCGGCGGACCTGGTCCTCGATGGCAGAGAACTGCAGGGTCTTGCCCGGCTTGCGTGTGACGATCATGACCAGGTGAAACCCTTTCGGCGTTTCGATCACTTCGCTGACCTCGCCGTCGGCGAGCGTCTGCAGCGCGGCCTCGATCTGCGGCATCCCCGAGCCTGCCTTTAGCCAACCCATGTCGCCGAGGTGTTCTTTGCCGTAAGGGTCGATGGTGTATTCGCCTGCCAGAACGAACAGGCTCTCGCCGTTCTGGATGCGTTTGCGCAGGGCTTCGGCCTGTTTCCTCGTCGACACCACGATCTGCCCGGTCTGGCGTAGCTCGGGGATGTATCCGATATCCGGATGGCGCTGAAAATAGTCCCTCAGGGTCTCCCGGTTGGGTATCCACTCCTGTTCCTTGCGCTTGAGCAGGAGCTGTGCGAGCAGGGAACGGCGGTATTCGAGTACCTGTGCATCAACGTCAATCCCCTCATCGAGTGCCGCCCTCGCCATGAGGAGTACCTCGGTCAGCTGTTGCAGGTACTCGGTCCGCTCCTCCGGGGTACCACCGGCCGGCAAGTCGGAGTTGACGATCTCGATCCCGTCGCCCGAAACCAGGACTGCCTCGGGTGGTTGGCCCCCTGGGAGCCATTCTGTATCTTCGACCACCTCGAATTTGCGCCGCAGTTCATCTAGACGCCGGCGCTTGAGTGCATCGTAGTGCCCGGCAACGTAACTCGCCCGAGCGGCGGAGAGCGCGTCGGGATTCTCCTTCAGGGACTCCCGCAACTTCCGCTCCTGATCCTGCGGCATCCTGATGGTGTCGCGCATGGCGTACTGATAGCGTTGATACAGCAGGCCGGTCCTGAAGTTGGACATTTCACGGAGAAAATCGGGACTCTTGTCCAGCCCCTGTTGCAGGGCCTCCTGGTAAAGAATCTCGGAATTCACCAGTCTGACCAGCATGTCACCCCGCAGCGCAGCCTGGTCGTCCACATCCATGGTGGCGAACTGCGTAGCGAAGGGGGCGCTCGCCATGGCGGACTCCAGCTGGTCGCTGGTGATCCGCTCGTCTCCCACGATGGCGAGGACCTGCGAGGTGGAGCCGGATGCGGCGTTACCGAGGGCAGTGACGAGCAGCAGAAGGGGTAATAACACGTACAGTACGGCGGGTGCTAACTTCATGTCGAGTCAATCCAGTATGGTCGAGAATTTTCCGGGGGCGGGGGGTGTACTGCTTCGCGCCCGAAATGCGGGATGCCGGGCGTGGTCTTCGTCGTGCCGAGCCTGTTCACCGTTTCGGTGGTCCGTGAGAACCCGGGCGGGACAAACCGCCCGAGGACCTAAGAACCGGAGGGACATGCGCCCCCCGGTTTCGACTGCTCAGGCTTTCGTGCCGGCTAGTTCGACGCAGGCGGTATCTTGCCTCCGAGGTCCGGGGCACTGGCGTGCATCCAGGACACCGCGGCATCGTAGTCGCCACCAATCGCTTCGCCTTCCCAGGTCATCTCGGTCCCGATGAGGGGAACGCCGTTGTCGTTTGTTTCATGGCACGAGGCACACTTCAGCGGACCATGGCTCCCGTCGGGATTGTACTGCGGTGCCTGCCGGTAGGTCGTCATGTCGATGTCGGGCGTCACGGGATAGAGCCCGTGGATCGACTGGTGGCAGGCCTGGCAGGCGAGACCGGCATGGCCCTTGGAGTAACGCATCAGGCTGTACTTGCCGGGTTGGTTGATGGGAAACGCCACGCCGCCCTGACCTTCGACATATGGCGCTGCATGGCAATCCGCGCAGTGTGGGGCGCCGGCTGACAGCCAGTAGTCGCGGCCGTTGGTTGCGGCACTGTAAGGTACGGCCGCCGCACCGGTGGCGCCCTTGGGCAACTTGAGTGACTTCGGGTCCACCGACGGGTTGGCCGATAGCGGCACCACGTTGATGTCGCCGTCCTCGTCCTTGCTAACCATCGGACCGTCGCCCTTCATTGCGATCACGGCGATGTCGGGGACCAGCCTGTCCTCGGACCAGGTCTTCAGGATGCCGGATTTCCCGACGGTGTCCTGTCCCTTGGAATTCAGGACAACCTTCGGGTCCAGGTACATGGTTTCGAGCTCCACGCGGCTGACGCCGATTTCCGCGGCGATATCGTCCAGGGACTTGTTACGCAGGGTCTCGCCCTCCTGCTTGAAGGCCTGGGTAATGTTGTCCCGCTGATACAGTTCGCGCGACAACTGGTTGTGGCAGTTCGTGCACCATAATCCCTTGCCATTCTCCCCGTTGCCGATCTTCGAGACATTCACCTGCAGCCACTGACCCACCTCGTTCAGGTGCTCGGGCGTGTCCACGTCCCTGTCTTTGCCAGGATTGGAGTGTACGTCGCGCCCGGCGAAGCAGCCACCCTTGGTGTCCCGGTTGTCGGAAGAGGCATAGTGGTTCTTGCCAGCGGCGGTGATGGGGTACCCGTCCATCGAACCGTTCTGTCGATGGGAGGGATGACAGCCGGCGCAGGCCCCCGTGCGGCCCTTCGAGTCGGGCAGTGGACGATTGACCTGGTGGGCGTGATGCAGTGCCTGGGACAGCGCTGGCAGGGGTGGCGCGCCGGCGACGGGCTCGCCGGTCAGGGCCTCGACGTAGCTCTTGGACTGAAGCACCGCGATGACGTTATCGGCGTGGCACTGCTGGCAGAGTACCGGATCCCGTCCGAGACGGTTGGATTTGGCACGACTGTTCGGGTCGTACTTCGCCATGAAGCTTGTGCCGTGCTTGGCATCATGAATTTGCAGGATCGACACCGACGTTGCCTTCAGGTCAGACATGTAGTCACTGGCGCCGAGTCCGTCCCAGAACGCCTTTTCCTGCTTGTACAGCGTGTACTTGTCGCCGTTGGCGTTGGCGTTGGAGTGGCAGTTCGCGCAGTTCGGCACGTCTATGGGGTTGGTTCCCACGAATTTGACCGGATTGCCGGAGTGGCTGTCGATGACGGGTTCCCCGTTATCGGCATCCACCAGGCCGACCCAGGCCTCCTGGTAGGGCTGTATGTCGGTCTCCACCAGCTGCAGCGTATTCTTACGCATGACCTTGTCGTTGAAGGGGGTCAGCGGCAGGCCCAGCGCGTCCCAGATGCCGGGGTTGGTCAGCACGATGGGCACATTGTCCAGTACCGGGGACTTGGTGAAGACGATCGTGCCGACATCGCCGGTGTAGTGCAGGTGACCGCCCTTCAGCGGGCTGGGGACCGCGGCGCCGGCAGGACCATTGTCCTGGGGAATCGGGATTTCGATGCCGACGCGCTTCTTATCGCTGTCCTTGCTGCCC is a genomic window of Gammaproteobacteria bacterium containing:
- a CDS encoding TlpA family protein disulfide reductase; the encoded protein is MLDSERKPVSRWIYAGCGTLLVCSVFSVGVRTALAYPVALAEPEGFHEVSGIDNAWELAPLVLEDLQGVERNLYDWHGSVIVLNFWASWCTPCQIEIPELVKYQSRYGNHGLQIVSVGMDEPRKLSNVARTLGINYPVLVADPKLDGVIMREWGNRKGVLPFSVVIDRDGHLVFMREGMFDSEAFEVWVRPLLDRAPVNLESV
- a CDS encoding peptidylprolyl isomerase; its protein translation is MKLAPAVLYVLLPLLLLVTALGNAASGSTSQVLAIVGDERITSDQLESAMASAPFATQFATMDVDDQAALRGDMLVRLVNSEILYQEALQQGLDKSPDFLREMSNFRTGLLYQRYQYAMRDTIRMPQDQERKLRESLKENPDALSAARASYVAGHYDALKRRRLDELRRKFEVVEDTEWLPGGQPPEAVLVSGDGIEIVNSDLPAGGTPEERTEYLQQLTEVLLMARAALDEGIDVDAQVLEYRRSLLAQLLLKRKEQEWIPNRETLRDYFQRHPDIGYIPELRQTGQIVVSTRKQAEALRKRIQNGESLFVLAGEYTIDPYGKEHLGDMGWLKAGSGMPQIEAALQTLADGEVSEVIETPKGFHLVMIVTRKPGKTLQFSAIEDQVRRAVLQENMTPYMAELMTRHPVEWTMADHAEE
- a CDS encoding cytochrome c3 family protein; the protein is MLTNPGIWDALGLPLTPFNDKVMRKNTLQLVETDIQPYQEAWVGLVDADNGEPVIDSHSGNPVKFVGTNPIDVPNCANCHSNANANGDKYTLYKQEKAFWDGLGASDYMSDLKATSVSILQIHDAKHGTSFMAKYDPNSRAKSNRLGRDPVLCQQCHADNVIAVLQSKSYVEALTGEPVAGAPPLPALSQALHHAHQVNRPLPDSKGRTGACAGCHPSHRQNGSMDGYPITAAGKNHYASSDNRDTKGGCFAGRDVHSNPGKDRDVDTPEHLNEVGQWLQVNVSKIGNGENGKGLWCTNCHNQLSRELYQRDNITQAFKQEGETLRNKSLDDIAAEIGVSRVELETMYLDPKVVLNSKGQDTVGKSGILKTWSEDRLVPDIAVIAMKGDGPMVSKDEDGDINVVPLSANPSVDPKSLKLPKGATGAAAVPYSAATNGRDYWLSAGAPHCADCHAAPYVEGQGGVAFPINQPGKYSLMRYSKGHAGLACQACHQSIHGLYPVTPDIDMTTYRQAPQYNPDGSHGPLKCASCHETNDNGVPLIGTEMTWEGEAIGGDYDAAVSWMHASAPDLGGKIPPASN